A genomic stretch from Bacillota bacterium includes:
- a CDS encoding type II toxin-antitoxin system HicA family toxin, with amino-acid sequence MTRKLPVVTAKEVIRVAERIGFVFDRQKGSHAVYYRPSDKRRVVVPVHSGRELKPKTLVGIIADMGLTVEEFRKLL; translated from the coding sequence ATGACAAGAAAGCTCCCTGTGGTTACAGCGAAAGAAGTAATCCGGGTTGCGGAACGTATAGGGTTTGTTTTTGACCGGCAAAAGGGGAGCCATGCGGTTTATTACCGGCCGTCGGACAAGCGTCGTGTCGTTGTTCCTGTACATTCGGGTAGAGAACTCAAGCCCAAGACTTTGGTTGGGATTATTGCCGATATGGGGCTGACGGTCGAAGAGTTCAGGAAACTTCTTTAA
- a CDS encoding HNH endonuclease, translating into MFRCIICLKDLPDEVASQEHIFPEALGGTLVIHEVCRACNSRLGRFVDDPLVNNWLNAG; encoded by the coding sequence GTGTTTAGGTGCATAATCTGCCTTAAGGATTTACCTGATGAAGTGGCTAGCCAGGAGCATATCTTCCCGGAGGCACTAGGTGGAACGTTGGTTATCCACGAAGTCTGCCGGGCATGTAATTCCCGCCTTGGCCGTTTTGTGGACGACCCTCTGGTCAACAA
- a CDS encoding BC1881 family protein has translation MASTDLKKYQTKELANELKTREGVQCLLIDPHVSLHHKNVPEPD, from the coding sequence ATGGCATCAACAGATTTAAAGAAATATCAGACAAAGGAATTGGCAAACGAACTTAAGACGCGTGAAGGAGTTCAATGCTTGCTGATTGATCCACACGTCAGTCTTCATCATAAAAACGTACCTGAACCAGATTAA
- a CDS encoding AAA family ATPase: protein MKLKSIKVKNFRCLKDVHISFEPDITVIVGENDSGKSSLVKVIDLAMKNALPDRSDFYAGERCMRWELDFSEESYIFEFTINGDNIDKVIKKTVSWGILSPYLAQKEKINDLSQEEIKSLLAQFGKTTQRRTLDPLRQELSEFLDENKNKIENNCKEEVLIKEKDMPQLLTVPPLDGKTFEDINGFLKDIYLKEAIKNIWSVRVEGTDKKLETIFEENLNMIADEKQKEINQEVLPRIREFLPDVQEILIDIEHQPFDITKTINVTTSFRGVEGQEIQFAKKGDGTKRRTTLALLRHKVEKERGMEQKVFIFDEPDTHLHVKAQRELMEILEQIKQEAQVIITTHSPFILNSIEPSKIRMLCLENGATNVKYLEDNNDVKDLLKSLGIENTHLFFTRKILLVEGESEEIALPILFKKYKKKSLDSELVTLINAHGVDNLAQLAKVLIEFMADIPLMVLVDQDINRDLVIKRRKNTKELLEKLQEERRVDKFEIGYMEFEDAFDTDVIYESVMKYYGDQVKDQWSKEEIEKCREKLKENPHYQFAEALEKLSERKKAEIAKAIANYCDINQIPQDLIALFDAIKPTEDIIPTENINP, encoded by the coding sequence ATGAAACTAAAGAGTATTAAAGTTAAAAACTTCAGATGTTTAAAGGATGTGCACATTAGTTTCGAACCCGACATAACAGTGATTGTCGGGGAAAACGACAGCGGAAAATCCTCACTGGTTAAAGTAATTGATCTGGCGATGAAGAATGCATTGCCCGATCGCAGCGATTTTTATGCCGGAGAAAGATGCATGAGATGGGAGCTCGATTTTTCTGAGGAAAGTTATATTTTTGAATTTACCATCAATGGTGATAATATTGATAAAGTCATTAAAAAAACCGTATCCTGGGGTATTTTAAGCCCGTATTTGGCACAAAAAGAGAAAATTAATGATCTTAGCCAGGAAGAGATTAAAAGTCTACTCGCTCAATTTGGAAAAACTACTCAAAGAAGAACCCTTGATCCCCTAAGACAGGAACTTTCTGAGTTTCTGGACGAAAACAAAAATAAGATAGAAAATAACTGTAAAGAAGAGGTTTTGATTAAAGAAAAAGATATGCCGCAGTTATTAACTGTTCCCCCCTTGGATGGAAAAACTTTTGAAGACATCAACGGTTTTCTTAAAGATATTTATTTAAAGGAAGCTATTAAAAATATCTGGAGCGTCAGGGTTGAAGGAACAGACAAAAAACTGGAAACTATTTTCGAAGAGAATCTCAACATGATTGCAGATGAAAAACAAAAAGAAATTAATCAAGAAGTTCTTCCTAGAATTAGGGAGTTTCTTCCTGATGTTCAAGAAATCCTTATTGACATTGAGCATCAACCTTTCGATATCACAAAAACCATAAATGTAACAACCAGTTTTAGAGGAGTTGAAGGTCAAGAGATTCAATTTGCTAAAAAAGGCGATGGAACAAAACGAAGAACCACTTTAGCTCTTCTGAGACATAAAGTAGAAAAAGAAAGAGGCATGGAGCAAAAAGTTTTCATTTTTGACGAACCTGACACCCATCTTCACGTGAAAGCACAACGCGAATTAATGGAAATTTTAGAACAAATAAAACAGGAGGCCCAGGTAATTATTACAACCCATTCTCCGTTTATTTTAAACAGCATCGAACCGTCCAAAATAAGGATGCTTTGTCTGGAAAATGGCGCCACCAATGTCAAGTATCTGGAAGACAACAATGATGTAAAAGATTTGTTAAAATCCCTGGGTATAGAAAATACCCATTTATTCTTCACCAGGAAGATACTACTGGTCGAAGGTGAGTCAGAAGAAATTGCGCTCCCTATCTTGTTTAAGAAATATAAAAAGAAAAGCCTCGATAGTGAACTTGTCACTTTGATCAATGCTCACGGCGTTGATAACTTAGCTCAATTAGCGAAAGTTCTTATCGAATTTATGGCTGACATCCCTTTAATGGTTCTGGTAGACCAAGACATTAATAGGGATTTAGTCATTAAGCGCCGAAAGAATACAAAAGAACTGCTAGAAAAACTACAAGAAGAAAGAAGGGTCGATAAATTCGAAATAGGATATATGGAGTTCGAAGATGCCTTTGATACTGACGTGATTTACGAGTCCGTCATGAAATATTATGGTGATCAAGTTAAGGATCAATGGAGCAAAGAAGAAATTGAAAAGTGCCGAGAAAAGTTAAAGGAGAATCCACATTACCAATTTGCAGAAGCCTTAGAAAAACTTTCAGAAAGAAAAAAAGCAGAAATAGCAAAAGCAATAGCCAATTATTGCGATATTAATCAGATTCCACAAGATTTAATAGCTCTTTTTGATGCTATTAAACCAACGGAAGACATAATTCCTACAGAAAACATCAATCCTTAA